A DNA window from Flavisolibacter ginsenosidimutans contains the following coding sequences:
- a CDS encoding Maf family nucleotide pyrophosphatase: MARYVLASQSPRRKQLLEWAEVDFEIIVEPTDESYPEGLSPEEVAVYIAAQKALAVRGKSGKTIIAADTIVVLGNEIIGKPKDRDDAVSILKKLSGQHHKVITGVVINNGEKEVGFADVTDVEFHLLTNEQLEFYVDKYEPYDKAGAYAIQEWIGVVGIKRISGDFYNVMGLPVSRVVQALKDF; this comes from the coding sequence ATGGCAAGATATGTTTTGGCCTCGCAGTCGCCGCGACGAAAGCAATTGCTGGAATGGGCGGAGGTGGATTTTGAAATCATCGTTGAGCCGACGGATGAAAGCTATCCCGAAGGCCTTTCACCGGAAGAAGTAGCGGTTTACATTGCGGCGCAGAAAGCGCTTGCCGTTCGGGGCAAAAGCGGTAAAACCATCATCGCTGCCGATACAATTGTGGTGTTGGGAAACGAAATCATCGGCAAGCCGAAAGACCGGGACGACGCGGTTTCCATCCTCAAAAAATTAAGCGGGCAACATCACAAGGTCATCACAGGAGTTGTAATCAACAACGGCGAAAAGGAAGTTGGCTTCGCCGATGTTACCGATGTTGAATTTCATTTGCTGACCAACGAACAATTGGAGTTTTACGTGGACAAATACGAGCCTTACGACAAGGCCGGCGCTTACGCCATTCAGGAATGGATTGGCGTGGTGGGCATCAAGCGAATCAGCGGTGACTTTTACAACGTCATGGGCTTGCCCGTAAGCAGGGTAGTACAAGCATTGAAGGATTTTTGA
- the ribH gene encoding 6,7-dimethyl-8-ribityllumazine synthase, with amino-acid sequence MADVANSKLFEGLKGIQNRKDALVVLVKTEWNSEVVDELEKGCVKVLSQAGVAHKTLVVPGAVEIPFAIQQCWAAYNAPNAFIALGCVIKGDTPHFDYVCQSITNGITELNLSMQVPVIFGILTVNTTEQAKERIGGQHGHKGEEAAITALKMMVLNDRLKEGKI; translated from the coding sequence ATGGCAGACGTTGCAAACAGCAAATTATTTGAAGGGCTTAAGGGCATCCAAAACAGAAAGGATGCCCTTGTTGTTTTGGTGAAAACCGAATGGAACAGCGAGGTGGTGGACGAGTTGGAAAAGGGCTGCGTTAAAGTTTTGTCACAAGCCGGCGTGGCGCACAAAACGCTGGTGGTGCCGGGTGCGGTGGAAATTCCTTTCGCCATTCAACAATGCTGGGCGGCTTATAATGCGCCCAATGCTTTCATTGCTTTGGGCTGTGTGATCAAAGGCGATACCCCGCATTTTGATTACGTGTGCCAGTCTATAACAAACGGCATAACCGAGCTGAATTTATCCATGCAGGTGCCCGTGATTTTTGGCATACTTACCGTCAATACAACCGAGCAGGCCAAAGAACGCATCGGTGGCCAACACGGACACAAAGGCGAAGAAGCCGCTATCACCGCACTAAAAATGATGGTTTTAAATGACCGCTTAAAAGAAGGCAAAATTTGA
- a CDS encoding tetratricopeptide repeat protein codes for MTEVKGARHVTESDAVIERAKDFWSQYGKIVTIVLGAAIVLVGGVLIYKNFIKAPKEKKAAEAIFRAQEYYEKDSLDKALKGDGQYPGFETVISQYGSTDAGELAKFYAGSIYLKKGSFDKAAKYLKDFSTDAPQIQARAYKLLGDALSEQGKGKDAIDYYKKAASTFEEDETGAAEALFFAAYLADKVLNDKNQAVELYKEIKTKYPHAPTQWVNEADKYLAAHGVYNAE; via the coding sequence ATGACAGAAGTAAAAGGCGCACGTCATGTTACCGAAAGCGATGCAGTGATTGAACGTGCAAAAGATTTCTGGAGCCAATACGGCAAAATCGTCACCATCGTTCTGGGTGCGGCGATCGTTTTGGTTGGCGGAGTTCTTATCTACAAAAATTTTATTAAAGCACCGAAAGAAAAGAAGGCTGCGGAAGCCATTTTCAGAGCGCAGGAATACTACGAGAAAGATTCGCTGGACAAGGCTTTGAAAGGCGACGGTCAATACCCCGGTTTTGAAACAGTCATCAGTCAGTACGGTAGCACTGATGCGGGCGAACTGGCAAAATTTTACGCCGGCAGCATTTACCTGAAAAAAGGTTCGTTTGACAAAGCGGCAAAATACCTGAAAGATTTTAGCACCGACGCTCCGCAGATCCAGGCAAGAGCCTATAAATTGTTGGGCGATGCGCTGTCTGAGCAAGGCAAGGGCAAGGACGCGATTGACTATTACAAAAAAGCCGCTTCTACTTTTGAAGAAGACGAAACCGGCGCGGCCGAAGCGCTTTTTTTTGCGGCATACCTGGCCGATAAAGTCCTGAACGACAAGAACCAAGCGGTTGAACTGTACAAAGAGATTAAAACCAAATACCCGCATGCTCCAACGCAATGGGTAAACGAAGCAGATAAATATCTTGCGGCGCACGGTGTTTATAATGCGGAATAG
- the pdhA gene encoding pyruvate dehydrogenase (acetyl-transferring) E1 component subunit alpha — protein MATKYTKETYLYWYELMQLIRQFELMAEEKYKMEGKIRGFFHAYIGQEAIAAGCMTATRPEDMFITAYRDHGLAIAKGVSVNACMAELYGKATGCAKGKGGSMHFFGKKENFYGGHGIVGAQIGTGAGLAFAEKYRGTDNISLTFFGDGAARQGILHETFNLAMTWKLPVVFICENNNYAMGTSVQRTSNIIDIYKLADAYEMPADVIDGMSAEAVHEGVTRAVKRAREGDGPTLLEIKTYRYKGHSISDPQKYRTKEEVEEYKQRDPIQALLHTIYETKLATEDEIKAINERVEAAVAESVKFAEESPWPDNSEVLKDVYVDQHYPFITD, from the coding sequence TTGGCTACGAAGTACACAAAAGAAACGTATTTGTATTGGTACGAGCTGATGCAGCTCATTCGTCAGTTTGAACTCATGGCCGAAGAAAAGTACAAGATGGAAGGCAAGATCCGTGGCTTCTTTCATGCGTACATCGGCCAGGAGGCAATCGCTGCGGGTTGCATGACTGCTACCCGCCCCGAAGACATGTTCATCACCGCTTACCGCGACCACGGCCTGGCCATCGCCAAAGGTGTTTCGGTAAATGCCTGTATGGCTGAACTCTACGGCAAAGCCACGGGCTGTGCCAAAGGCAAGGGCGGCTCCATGCACTTCTTCGGAAAGAAAGAAAACTTTTACGGCGGACACGGCATTGTGGGTGCGCAAATCGGCACCGGAGCGGGGCTTGCCTTTGCCGAAAAATACCGTGGTACCGACAACATTAGCCTGACATTTTTTGGCGATGGTGCCGCACGTCAGGGCATTTTGCACGAAACCTTTAACCTGGCCATGACCTGGAAGCTGCCGGTTGTTTTCATTTGCGAAAACAACAACTACGCAATGGGAACCTCGGTGCAGCGTACGTCCAACATCATTGACATTTACAAATTGGCCGATGCGTACGAAATGCCCGCCGATGTAATTGACGGCATGAGTGCCGAAGCCGTACACGAAGGCGTTACCCGGGCGGTGAAAAGAGCCAGGGAAGGCGACGGCCCAACCCTGCTTGAAATAAAAACCTACCGTTACAAAGGCCACTCCATTTCTGACCCGCAGAAGTACCGCACGAAGGAGGAAGTAGAAGAGTACAAGCAACGCGACCCAATACAAGCTTTGCTGCATACGATCTACGAAACCAAGCTGGCAACCGAAGATGAAATCAAGGCAATCAACGAAAGAGTGGAGGCAGCCGTTGCCGAAAGCGTAAAATTTGCCGAAGAATCGCCCTGGCCTGATAACAGCGAGGTGCTGAAAGACGTTTACGTGGATCAGCATTATCCCTTTATCACCGACTAA
- a CDS encoding DUF2851 family protein, with product MTEKLLQFIWGFGYFNKSSLATTKGEPLQIIFPGSLNKNQGPDFSSAKIRLGNTTFAGNVELHLKTSDWIKHGHESDANYRNVILHVVYEHDVDVNNIPVFELSPRVSVLLLNRYESFMNNASFIPCGGNIVSAKELIWKGWKERLLVERLSRKAEHVLCLFEASNCHWEETFWWMLARAFGGKINGDAFEAMARSVPVNLLSKHKTSLHQLESLLLGQTNLLNDAFEEDYPKLLQREYRFLKSKYNLQPTAVPVLLLRMRPGNFPTVRLAQLAALVHQTTHLFSRIIEAQKLGEITDAFAVAANDFWHYHYTLKEASSFKKKTIGADMADNVIINTVVPVLFAYGLYRNEEKYKDKALRWLDETSAEVNRVTKGFEFIGIKNRSAYDSQALLELRNEYCSEKRCLNCSVGNHLLREAAADYQPASGKLL from the coding sequence ATGACCGAAAAACTGCTGCAATTCATTTGGGGCTTTGGCTACTTCAACAAGTCGAGCCTCGCCACCACTAAAGGCGAACCGCTTCAGATTATTTTTCCTGGGTCGCTCAACAAAAACCAGGGGCCGGATTTTTCTTCTGCAAAAATTAGGCTTGGCAACACAACTTTTGCCGGCAACGTTGAACTTCATCTCAAAACATCCGACTGGATAAAACACGGGCACGAAAGTGATGCGAATTACAGGAACGTCATTCTGCATGTGGTGTACGAACACGACGTTGATGTAAACAACATCCCCGTATTTGAATTGTCGCCACGCGTCTCCGTTCTGCTTTTGAACCGTTACGAATCTTTTATGAACAACGCTTCGTTTATTCCCTGCGGCGGCAACATTGTCTCCGCAAAAGAATTGATCTGGAAGGGATGGAAAGAACGGTTGTTGGTAGAAAGACTGTCGCGAAAAGCCGAACACGTACTGTGTTTGTTCGAGGCATCAAACTGTCATTGGGAAGAGACGTTTTGGTGGATGCTGGCTCGTGCGTTCGGCGGTAAAATCAACGGCGATGCTTTCGAAGCAATGGCACGCTCTGTTCCGGTTAATCTTCTTTCCAAACATAAAACTTCGCTACATCAGCTCGAAAGCCTTTTGCTTGGACAAACGAATCTTTTAAATGATGCTTTTGAAGAGGACTATCCAAAATTGTTGCAACGCGAATACCGGTTTTTAAAAAGCAAATACAATCTTCAGCCCACGGCCGTCCCTGTTTTGTTGCTGCGCATGAGACCCGGAAATTTTCCCACTGTTCGACTTGCGCAATTGGCGGCGCTTGTTCATCAAACAACGCATCTTTTTTCACGCATAATCGAAGCGCAAAAGCTCGGAGAAATAACGGATGCCTTTGCGGTTGCGGCCAATGATTTTTGGCATTACCATTACACGTTAAAAGAAGCGTCATCGTTTAAAAAGAAAACCATTGGCGCGGATATGGCAGACAACGTTATTATCAATACCGTTGTTCCTGTTTTGTTTGCGTACGGCCTTTATCGCAACGAAGAAAAATACAAAGACAAAGCGCTCCGTTGGCTCGATGAAACATCCGCAGAAGTCAACCGTGTGACAAAAGGGTTTGAATTCATCGGCATCAAAAACCGGTCGGCCTATGACTCCCAGGCTTTACTGGAATTAAGAAATGAATATTGCAGCGAAAAAAGATGTCTTAATTGCTCCGTTGGAAATCATTTGCTTCGCGAAGCGGCAGCGGACTATCAACCTGCAAGCGGCAAGCTGTTGTAA
- a CDS encoding glycoside hydrolase family 20 protein has translation MKNLICLLLLVPCFALAQTKTNLNVIPQPVSIQMGNGQFTLTKKTVIVASDAEGRKTANYLNDYLQQTYGFRLDVDKRESKNYIRLTTKKFIKAPDKDAYNLTVTPDGIAILGDTYEGTFYGVQTLIQLLPATPNTQPQAPNFSIPVVSIQDYPRFAYRGMHLDVGRHFFPASFVKKYIDYLALHKLNYFHWHLTDDQGWRIEIKKYPELMSEAAYRNGTIIGRYPGTGNDNIRYGGYYTQDEVKDIVKYAADRHITVIPEIEMPGHSSAAIAAYPWLSCFPDKRTIIPNYPSQESSRPDVPAGAAHVKLVQETWGVFEDIYCAGKDSTFTFLQNVLDEVITLFPSTFIHIGGDEAPKTHWKHCPLCQARIKAEGLKDEHGLQSYFIQRMEKYLNTKGKTIIGWDEILEGGLAPNAVVMSWRGEQGGIEAAKQKHQVIMTPGEYVYLDHSQTKNEDSVTIGGYTPIEKVYAYEPVPKELSADEAKYILGAQANLWTEYIAYLSKVEYMVFPRMSALSEVLWSPKEKRNWKDFEQRLQTQFKRYDLWKANYSKAYFDLQSSILPTPNNEGVIWKLQSRSKTDDILISKIVGYGSTRSQGRYPLGKGENSRLINSDGMYVAYLKSQKLIKSTLQQSFFFNKATGKKVFITATPNEKYPGQGGAFSLVNGVYSTKGLSYPDWIGFIGDDLEATIDLGKTEKIDSVRMHTLNQNGSWIYLPQYVEVFTSNNGKDFTSVGKSSDFIPDMLTMGWITVRVQKTSARYIKLLAKNYGLIPDDKPGGGNKAWLFADEIQVY, from the coding sequence ATGAAAAATCTTATTTGCTTGCTGCTTCTTGTGCCCTGCTTTGCCCTTGCGCAAACGAAAACAAACCTCAACGTCATTCCACAACCGGTAAGCATTCAAATGGGCAACGGGCAATTCACACTCACAAAAAAAACCGTCATCGTTGCAAGCGATGCCGAAGGCCGGAAAACCGCTAATTACCTCAACGATTACCTGCAACAGACTTACGGTTTTAGACTTGACGTTGACAAAAGAGAAAGCAAAAATTACATACGGCTCACAACAAAAAAATTCATCAAAGCACCCGATAAAGACGCCTACAATTTAACCGTAACGCCGGACGGCATCGCTATTTTGGGCGACACTTACGAAGGCACGTTTTACGGTGTGCAAACGCTTATTCAACTTCTTCCCGCAACACCAAACACCCAACCCCAAGCCCCAAACTTTTCCATTCCGGTTGTTTCCATCCAGGACTATCCCCGCTTTGCTTACCGCGGTATGCACCTTGACGTAGGCCGGCATTTCTTTCCCGCATCTTTTGTAAAGAAATACATTGATTATCTCGCCCTGCACAAGCTCAATTATTTTCACTGGCACCTCACAGACGACCAAGGCTGGCGCATCGAGATAAAAAAATATCCTGAATTAATGTCAGAAGCCGCATACCGAAACGGCACCATCATTGGCCGTTATCCGGGAACGGGCAACGACAACATTCGTTACGGCGGTTATTACACGCAAGACGAAGTAAAGGACATTGTAAAGTATGCGGCCGATCGGCACATCACCGTCATTCCTGAAATTGAAATGCCGGGGCATTCATCTGCGGCCATCGCGGCTTATCCCTGGTTGAGTTGCTTTCCAGATAAGCGTACCATTATCCCTAATTATCCTTCACAAGAAAGCAGTAGACCCGATGTACCGGCAGGCGCTGCTCATGTTAAACTTGTGCAGGAAACATGGGGCGTATTTGAAGACATTTATTGCGCGGGCAAAGACAGTACGTTTACGTTTTTGCAGAATGTGTTGGACGAAGTAATCACGTTGTTTCCTTCTACCTTCATTCACATTGGCGGCGATGAAGCACCGAAAACGCATTGGAAACACTGTCCGCTTTGCCAGGCAAGAATCAAAGCCGAAGGCTTGAAAGACGAACACGGTTTGCAGAGTTATTTCATTCAGCGAATGGAAAAATATTTAAACACCAAAGGCAAAACCATCATTGGCTGGGATGAAATACTCGAAGGCGGGTTGGCGCCAAACGCCGTTGTGATGAGTTGGCGGGGTGAACAAGGCGGTATTGAAGCAGCAAAACAAAAGCACCAGGTAATTATGACGCCTGGCGAGTATGTGTACCTGGATCATTCGCAAACAAAAAACGAAGATTCAGTAACGATAGGCGGATATACGCCGATTGAAAAAGTTTATGCTTATGAGCCGGTACCAAAAGAATTAAGCGCCGACGAAGCCAAATACATTTTGGGTGCACAAGCCAACTTATGGACGGAATACATCGCTTATCTAAGCAAGGTTGAATACATGGTTTTCCCGCGCATGAGTGCCTTGAGCGAAGTGCTTTGGAGCCCGAAAGAAAAGCGAAACTGGAAAGATTTTGAACAACGCTTACAGACGCAGTTTAAGCGATATGATTTATGGAAGGCCAATTACAGCAAGGCATATTTCGATTTGCAATCATCAATTTTACCCACGCCAAATAACGAGGGCGTTATTTGGAAATTGCAAAGCAGAAGTAAGACTGACGATATTCTGATAAGCAAAATCGTTGGCTATGGGTCAACCAGAAGTCAAGGCCGTTATCCATTGGGAAAAGGTGAAAATTCCCGCTTGATCAATTCAGACGGGATGTACGTTGCTTATTTGAAATCGCAAAAACTAATCAAGAGCACTCTTCAGCAATCTTTTTTCTTCAATAAAGCCACGGGGAAAAAAGTTTTTATCACAGCAACACCGAACGAAAAATATCCCGGACAGGGCGGAGCTTTTTCTTTGGTGAACGGTGTTTACTCCACTAAAGGATTGAGTTATCCCGACTGGATAGGATTTATTGGTGATGACCTCGAAGCAACAATAGATTTGGGCAAAACAGAAAAAATTGATTCGGTTCGAATGCATACCCTTAACCAAAACGGAAGCTGGATTTATTTGCCGCAATATGTTGAAGTGTTTACATCAAACAACGGGAAAGATTTTACTTCCGTCGGTAAATCTTCTGACTTTATTCCAGATATGTTAACGATGGGATGGATAACGGTGCGGGTGCAGAAGACGTCTGCACGATACATTAAACTGCTGGCAAAAAATTACGGTTTGATACCTGACGACAAACCCGGCGGCGGAAATAAAGCCTGGTTGTTTGCCGATGAAATTCAGGTGTATTGA
- a CDS encoding (Fe-S)-binding protein yields MNIQLFIPCFVDQLYPQSAFNMVSVLEKAGCEVSYNPKQTCCGQPAFNAGFWDEARDVCKKFLKDFSGAEYIVAPSASCVGFVRNYYKKLFDDSAELRAVTENIFEFSEFLVNKLGQTKFGAELNGKATYHDSCAGLRECKIKTEPRKLLQNVKGLELVEMADVETCCGFGGTFAVKFESISIAMGEQKVEHALATGAQYLISTDLSCLMHLQGYIDNKGYNLKTMHIADVLSNNAS; encoded by the coding sequence ATGAACATTCAGTTGTTTATTCCCTGCTTTGTTGACCAGCTTTACCCCCAATCGGCTTTCAACATGGTGTCTGTTTTGGAAAAAGCAGGCTGCGAAGTTTCGTACAACCCAAAGCAAACCTGTTGCGGCCAGCCTGCGTTTAATGCCGGCTTTTGGGACGAGGCTCGCGACGTGTGCAAAAAGTTTTTGAAAGACTTCAGCGGCGCCGAATACATCGTGGCGCCCAGTGCAAGCTGCGTGGGTTTTGTTCGCAACTATTATAAAAAACTATTTGACGATTCAGCAGAGTTAAGAGCGGTTACCGAAAATATTTTTGAGTTCTCCGAATTCCTGGTGAACAAACTGGGCCAGACAAAATTCGGTGCGGAACTAAACGGCAAAGCCACGTACCATGATTCCTGCGCCGGGCTGCGGGAGTGCAAAATCAAAACCGAGCCCCGCAAGCTTTTGCAAAACGTGAAAGGACTTGAACTGGTTGAAATGGCTGATGTAGAAACCTGCTGCGGCTTTGGTGGAACCTTTGCCGTAAAGTTTGAATCCATCTCCATTGCCATGGGCGAACAAAAAGTAGAACATGCCTTAGCCACCGGCGCACAGTATCTTATTTCTACCGACCTTTCCTGCCTCATGCATTTGCAAGGTTACATTGACAACAAAGGATACAATTTAAAAACAATGCACATTGCCGATGTGCTGTCGAACAACGCCTCTTGA
- a CDS encoding porin family protein, whose amino-acid sequence MRIRVLFCSGLLFCINAHSQTKQTSFSFYTSLANDAEVFHKTLAGDWSNISNTSYFEAGAEYTLPLKKALQINAGLQFSRYRFTVSYTPYPNYPVVPDDQYNLSLLGLPVSLQFDFWKYAYLRGGILLDVQTGKQIENHSGGALDALPNQSGIGSVFGLGLQYPISKTILLYTGMNNEMHGLILFSQTSYKKHIGDLGLRAGVRFRFE is encoded by the coding sequence ATGCGAATTCGGGTTCTCTTTTGCAGCGGCCTTTTGTTCTGCATCAACGCTCATTCGCAAACAAAGCAAACCTCTTTTTCCTTCTACACTTCTTTAGCTAACGATGCCGAAGTATTTCATAAAACCCTTGCGGGAGACTGGAGCAATATTTCGAATACAAGCTATTTTGAAGCCGGCGCTGAATACACGTTGCCTTTGAAAAAGGCTTTGCAGATCAATGCAGGACTTCAGTTTTCACGCTACCGGTTCACTGTTTCTTACACGCCTTATCCCAATTACCCGGTCGTTCCGGATGATCAATACAACCTTTCGTTGCTCGGACTGCCGGTGAGCCTTCAATTTGATTTTTGGAAATATGCTTATTTGCGCGGCGGTATTCTGCTTGATGTGCAAACCGGAAAACAAATAGAGAATCATTCCGGCGGAGCGTTGGATGCTCTTCCGAATCAGTCAGGTATCGGGTCGGTTTTTGGTTTGGGTTTGCAATACCCAATTTCGAAAACGATTTTGCTGTACACAGGAATGAACAACGAAATGCATGGGCTGATTTTGTTCTCGCAAACGTCGTACAAGAAACACATTGGTGATTTAGGATTGCGTGCCGGCGTCCGGTTTCGCTTTGAGTAG